The region AATCCAAATTTGCGTCTTTCTCGTAATAAACCTTAATCATCTTGCGTGTCTCCTTTCGCCATAGCGATTTTTCCGGTGCGAATCAATTCCACGACGGTAAATCTTCTTAATTCCTCCAGAAGCTTTTTTATATTGTCCTGTTCCCCTACCGCTTCAATAATAGCGGTTTTGTTCTTTGAAAAAACTATCTTTGCCACGTAGCTGTTGACAATATTATCTAATTTTGCCTTATCTTTAAGGCTATGATTTACCTTAGCTAAAATAAGCTCTCTTTCCACGTGCTCCCTTTTGGTAAAATCAGTGATGGAAATAACATCAATGAGTTTATTCAGCTGTTTTTTAATCTGCTCAAGTATCTTCTCGTCTTTGGCATCCACGACAATAGTCATGCATGAAATCTCCGGATCCAAGGTCTCGGAAACAGCCAAAGATGAAATATTATAACCTCTGGCGCTGAATAATCCGGAAATCCGCGCCAAGACCCCAAATTTATTTTCCACTGATACCGTAATCGTATGCCTCATGCTAAACCCTCAATCATTCTATTTAATGCTTCTCCTGCCGGCACCATAGGAAACACATTCTCTTCCGGCTCAATACGAAAATCTATCAAGACGGTATTTTCTGTATTAATCGCCTTTTCGATTGCGGCTGTTACATCTTTTTTCTCGGTGACCCTTATCCCCAGCGCGCCATAACTATCGGCCAATTTCACAAAGTCAGGGCTGGTGATGCCCACATGCGAATAGCGCCTTTTATAAAAAAGTTCCTGCCATTGCCTGACCATACCTAAATAACCGTTATTAAGGATAGCGACTTTCACGTGGATCTTATTGGCCACGCAAGTTGCCAATTCCTGTATATTCATCTGAATAGACCCATCCCCTGCCACATCAAAAACTTCTCTGTCCGGGAAAGCTACTTTTGCTCCCATGGCTGCTGGAAGCCCGAATCCCATTGTCCCCAAGCCTCCGGAAGAAATAAAGGTGCGCGGATTATTATATTTATACCACTGCGCCGCCCACATTTGATTCTGCCCGACTTCAGTAGTAATAATCGCCTCGCCCTTAGTAATCTTATCAATCTGCTCTATAACATATTGCGGCTTGATTTTGCCTTCATCCTTATATATTAAGGGATGTTTTTTCTTATAGGTGTCCACTATTTTCAACCACTCTTTTGTATCGGGGGCTTTCTTGATTTCTTCAAGAAGCGCTCCTAAAATATTCTTGGCATCTCCCACAATCGGGATGTGCACTGCCACGTTCTTGCTTATTGAAGAAGGGTCAATATCAATATGCACGATTTTAGCGTTGGGCGCAAAGGCATCGAGCCTGCCGGTCACCCGGTCATCAAAACGGGCTCCCACCGCGATAATCACATCCGCTTCCATGATCGCGTGATTGGCGTAAGCTGTGCCATGCATCCCCAACATCCCTAAAGATAATTCGTGATCCGACGGAAAAGCCCCGATACCCATCAGCGTCCAAGTTACAGGGGCCTGGATCTTATTGGCAAACCTAAGAAGCACTTCACTGGAAGCGCTTGTAATGACCCCGCCGCCTATATAAAGAAGCGGCTTCCTGGCTTCGGAAATTATTTTAGCTGCTTTTTTGATCTGGCCCGGATGCCCAAAATAGGTCGGCTTGTAACTTCTTATCTGTACCTCTTGCGGAAAGATAAATTCCGTATCCTGCATCTGCACATCAGAGGGGATATCAATTAACACCGGGCCCGGACGGCCAGTTGAGGCCACATAAAAAGCCTCGCGCACAATGCGCGCTAGATCTTTAACATCTTTAACTAAATAATTATGCTTGGTGATCGGACGGGTAATACCGGTAACATCCGCTTCCTGGAAGGCGTCGTTTCCGATCAGGAAACTTTTTACCTGCCCTGTGATCGCCACCATGGGAATTGAATCCATATAAGCTGTGGCAATTCCTGTGGTCAGATTAGTCGCTCCCGGTCCGGAGGTAGCCAAGCACACCCCCACTTTCCCAGTAGCGCGGGAATACCCGTCGGCAGCGTGAGCAGCTGCCTGTTCATGACGCACTAAAATAAGCTTTAAATCCGAATCATAAAGCTTGTCAAAAATAGGCAAAACCTGCCCCCCGGGGTAGCCAAACAGCACCTCTACCCCTTCACGTTTTAAAGATTCAATAAGTATTTGAGCACCCGTCATAATCCACCTCTAATCAATAACCAAACACCAAATTACAATAACCAAATAATCATCAAACACCAATTACCAATACCCAAACCTGTTTGGTCCATTGGTTATTGATTATTGGATATTGTTTGATATTTGCCTGCCTGCCGGTAGGCAGGAAATTTGGTTATTGATTATTAACATTTAGTTATTGTAATATTGCTCCTTTATCCGCGGAACTGACCAACCTAGAATACCTTGATAAATATCCGGTCTTGATTTTTGGTTCTAGAATCTTAAGCTTCTTTAATCTCTTATCTATTTCCTTATTTGTCAGGCGGACATTGATACGCCTTGCGGCAATATCAATATCAATTATATCGCCATTTTTCAAAATTGCAATGGGCCCGCCCTTGGCGGCTTCCGGAGAAACGTGGCCTATGCAAGGGCCTTTGGTGCCTCCGGAGAATCTTCCGTCGGTAATAAGCGCCACTGAATCCGACAGCCCTAATCCCACAATCGCTGATGTAGGGGCTAACATCTCGCGCATGCCCGGGCCGCCTGATGGGCCCTCATAGCGGATAACAACCACATCAGCGGATTTTATTTTATTAGCAAGAATCGCTTCCATCGCGTATTCTTCGCGCTCAAACACCCGCGCGCGGCCTGTGAACTTCATCATTTTAGGGCTTACCGCGGCCTGCTTGACCACTGAGCCGTCAGGAGCTAAATTGCCGAATAAAACCGCCAAGCCGCCTTCTTTATGATAAGCTCTGTCCAGCGGGCGGATAACATCTTCATTAGAAATACAGGCCTGATCGGCAATATCATGAATTTTTCTTCCGCTTACAGTAGTAAGATTATGTAATTTGCTTTTTAGCCGTTTCATTACTGCCGGGATTCCTCCGGCAAATTCCAGA is a window of Candidatus Omnitrophota bacterium DNA encoding:
- the ilvB gene encoding biosynthetic-type acetolactate synthase large subunit, translated to MTGAQILIESLKREGVEVLFGYPGGQVLPIFDKLYDSDLKLILVRHEQAAAHAADGYSRATGKVGVCLATSGPGATNLTTGIATAYMDSIPMVAITGQVKSFLIGNDAFQEADVTGITRPITKHNYLVKDVKDLARIVREAFYVASTGRPGPVLIDIPSDVQMQDTEFIFPQEVQIRSYKPTYFGHPGQIKKAAKIISEARKPLLYIGGGVITSASSEVLLRFANKIQAPVTWTLMGIGAFPSDHELSLGMLGMHGTAYANHAIMEADVIIAVGARFDDRVTGRLDAFAPNAKIVHIDIDPSSISKNVAVHIPIVGDAKNILGALLEEIKKAPDTKEWLKIVDTYKKKHPLIYKDEGKIKPQYVIEQIDKITKGEAIITTEVGQNQMWAAQWYKYNNPRTFISSGGLGTMGFGLPAAMGAKVAFPDREVFDVAGDGSIQMNIQELATCVANKIHVKVAILNNGYLGMVRQWQELFYKRRYSHVGITSPDFVKLADSYGALGIRVTEKKDVTAAIEKAINTENTVLIDFRIEPEENVFPMVPAGEALNRMIEGLA
- the ilvN gene encoding acetolactate synthase small subunit, producing MRHTITVSVENKFGVLARISGLFSARGYNISSLAVSETLDPEISCMTIVVDAKDEKILEQIKKQLNKLIDVISITDFTKREHVERELILAKVNHSLKDKAKLDNIVNSYVAKIVFSKNKTAIIEAVGEQDNIKKLLEELRRFTVVELIRTGKIAMAKGDTQDD